The following coding sequences lie in one Deltaproteobacteria bacterium genomic window:
- a CDS encoding co-chaperone GroES: MKIRPLQDRVIVKRIAEEEKTKGGIIIPDTAKEKP; the protein is encoded by the coding sequence ATGAAGATTCGCCCACTTCAGGATCGGGTGATCGTGAAGCGCATCGCCGAGGAGGAAAAGACCAAAGGCGGCATCATCATCCCCGATACGGCGAAGGAGAAGCCCC
- a CDS encoding DUF507 family protein: MSRASEGRISALAHLALTAIKKGDEVADLRADRLVLTEIKAALTDFFNVDDAVDAKVRRKIASLSRRVPEGSGEWDVLYRQYLEEEKRKLGR; the protein is encoded by the coding sequence GTGAGCCGTGCCTCGGAAGGTCGGATCTCGGCACTCGCCCACCTCGCCCTGACCGCCATCAAGAAGGGGGACGAGGTGGCGGATCTGCGCGCCGACCGCCTCGTGCTGACCGAGATCAAGGCGGCCCTGACGGACTTCTTCAACGTCGACGACGCGGTCGACGCCAAGGTGCGCCGCAAGATCGCGAGCCTGTCCCGTCGCGTCCCCGAGGGGTCGGGAGAATGGGACGTCCTCTATCGCCAGTACCTCGAAGAAGAGAAGAGGAAGCTCGGCCGGTAG